The following DNA comes from Athene noctua chromosome 1, bAthNoc1.hap1.1, whole genome shotgun sequence.
CTCAAGGCAAGAGGGAATGTTGGATGTCAGCTCTCACTCACGTTGCTTGGGAGGAACAGACTCCTCTGACAGCTCCTCTGGTCCGCGGAGGGTTGGGCAGGGCGGTGGGGGCTGTCAGTGCTGTGGGTCTCCATCCAAAAGGGTGGTGGGACACGGGGCCAGGCTGGGACACGGAGCACGTCGGCCCCGCACAGCCCACGGCTGTGAAGTTCAGCCCTCTCAGATGGGTTTACACAGTGGGGTGATGCAAAGTCTCTCCAGGGGAGTTTAGCTTCACTATTCCCTGAATTTGGGCTGTGGTCTGTGCTACTCCATGTTTTACTTTCCCTTTATTCTTGCTAAAAATGATTTATGGCTGTTTCTTTCTAACTCCTATTGTGCTTTCAGTGCTGGGGAGAATTATCCAGCTACCTAATCCATGTTTTAGCAGTGCTCCGTCTACTTCTGGCCACCTTCATGCTCCAGAGATGCTGACAAGCTCCCTCACACGGTCCCTGTGCAGCCTCTGCCCCGACATCCCCAGGAGAAGCTCCCTGGTGACTCTCTCAGCGCGATGTTTTGGGGCTGCTCAACCCCTCGGCATGCCAGcatggtgctggggcagggaggctCAGATGTGACACGTGAGGAGCTTAAACAGATCCTTCAAGCAACACTTCAGCATCTGCACCCCAGGCTGCATGCGTGGGGTATTCCCCTTGCTGCAGGACTGCCCTGCGCAGATCGGTAGCAAAGATGGTGGAGGAGAAAACAAAGACTGATGGTTTCTATCTAACATAACCACAGCTCTTGTCTGTCCTGGTttgcagctctgcctggggataTGCTGGACCCCCTCAGATGGGGTaacaaaagtatttaattttggGTGATAACAGATATTCTGGCAAGAGGTCTGTGAGTACGAGAGGTCTGTGAGTACGAGGTGTTCTGACAGCAGCAGTTTTGGGAGGAGATCTTATGTCTCAGGGATCCTGCTGTGTTTGTTAGTGTAGAAATTGTGCTGGCGGGCATGGTGAGGGATACAGCAAACAAAAGCCACCCATGAGAGGCACCGAGGGCTGGATGAGGACAAACACTTACGTGCTGCCCCACCTCCCTGACCCTCTGCTCCATCAGGACAATCGGTCCAGGGAGGATGAGGAATACCCACGAGCTTCACTCATCGATGTCTTTTTTTCATGAATGACTGTTAGAGCCATGGCAGAAAGGGgatttttgcctttcagtttttATGACCTCCTCCCCTCTCCAGGACCCTGCATTGTGGAGGTACCTGGCGAGCAGAGGCCTGGATCCACCAGGTCCCTCCGAGgagccccagcactgcccatgcccagcccagcctggctaTGGGGACGCAGGAGCTATGAGCCAGGGTTGGGGTTCCCCCATCAGTTCATGGCCATGGTGACTTGGAGATCTGTTTGTGATGGCTTGGGTGGTCAGTGGGCAACCTGCGGGTGGCAGCTGGACCTTTGGCCAACTCACATGATCGATTGCTAAAGTCTTGCCTTTTCCAGCAGCCACTTTGGTCTAATAGTGAAGTAGAACTGTTGTAGCCTGTAGCTCTCCTCTACCACACTGGAAAAGGTCCCAGGGAGCAGCAGATGCTGCAGGGTGTCCCACAGCAATGAGGAAGGGAGGAGACAGGACACAGAGCCCCCAGGATGCTGCTCCAGTTTTTGTCAGGGCTTTGAAATGAATAAACATCCAGAATTTCAAACACACAGCCAGGAGgatgcttgcttttaaaaaaaagcccctgGGATTTCtaagtagggaaaaaaatcctcacagcCTGACATGCTGCCCACCAATTCTTTCAGATTCATCTAGTTTcttcttctctcatttttctgaGGACAGAACGTTTGGgtgaagaaaagaaggaggaTCATGTGTGGGGCTGACCCTCCCCAGACCTCTCCAGTTTCATCCCACTAGCCCGAGCCCTGGGAGCTGGGTGCCACCATGTCCTAGGGCCCGTCTGCAGGGACATCTCTACTCACAGGTCAAGTGGATGAGGAAATCTCTCCTTCTCCTTCGAGGGCAGCACAAAGTAGGGAATGGGGTGCAGTGTCCCACTCTTGTCCTGGTAAAACTCACGGTGCTGCTGGCTCAGCTGCAGACAAAAGCAAATGTTCAGGTGGTTTGTCTGAGTTCaggcttgtttgggttttgtgagCACCTGAAACCACTTAGCATCAGTTTTGGCTGCTGaggcagcatccctgcctgctgcctgtgcATGGAGCTGGGGCAGCGAGCCTCActgtgtgcaggcagcaggggaggggTCAGCTGCCTGTagccccccaggatccccccagGATCCCCCGGGTCCTCACCTGGTAAaacctgcccagctcctgggaTGGGGCACCGTCCAGGCTGAAGCGGGTGTGTGGCACGGTCTGGGGACCCTGGGGGGATCTCATGGTGGTGCTGCCACGggtgtttctgaaggaaaacgCTGGGTTTGGGATATGCCTTCAATACCTGCGTGGGAAACGTGGTCAGGAAGGGCCATGCTGGGGCTCTCCAGGAGGAGGGAGCTCCCTTCCCCTTCACGGCGCTGCAAAACACCCCCAGGGAGCCAGCACTTGCCTCTCTGGGTTTAAATGATTCTgctttagcaaaaaaacccacatttgatGCACAGCACTGCATTTGAGGATAAACTCAAGGGATTCTGGTGGTAGAGGGAACGGCGCCGTTGTGACCCAGGACATGTTCaatgttcattttcctttttaagtgccTTTCCTTGCAttctggaggtgccccaggcagagagctgctgctggcctaCAGGCTGGCAcccaaggaggaggaaaggggagcagctggtccttctccTGGCAGAAAACCAGCAGGAAGAGGGAGAATGAAGCcgacccccagcacccaggaaagGTCAGCGTGAATTCCTGGTGGCCTCACCTCCCAGGTCTCAGGCTGAGGGTGTGATGCCAAACTCAACTCATTCCCACCGGGCTGAATGGGGAGACGCTGCAGAGCATCTCGGGGGACCAGTCCTCTGCTGGAGTGGATCCAGATGCTGCCTCCCATAAAACAACCAGGAGGCTCTCCCAGGCAGGGAACAGCCCCCAGATTCCCCCTTTCCAAAACGCGGGGCAGGGAATTCATCAGGACACGGCGCTGGCTGGCCCTGAGAGCAGAGGACGGCTGCACAGACTCATTCTATCACTCCATCCGCCCCACAAAGACATTATTTGGATCTTCCCTTAGCTCCTTGCACCCTCAGAGCTGAAAATCCAGTTATCACTAATAACGAGTAGGcaaaaaataaactgcattccCCCCTTCAGCCACCCCAGAGAGTTCAGAGGCCTCCCTGTGTGCTCCCGAAGTGTGGAAATATGTCATTATTCTCCCTCCACCTTCTCAGCAATTGGTTTTCCTGCAAAGCCCAGTGTGCTGAGACACTGCAGCATCGGTGGAAAGCGCTTCTTTTCGCCAAGCAAACTCACCCAAGGCATATTGGAGTTAATTTTGCTGCAGTCTGAGCTGGTCTGCCTAGAACCTGACACCAGCGTTTCAGCTAGTGCAGGAGACCTTGGCTCTGAGCGAGAGCTGTATCATTCTGTAAAAGCCAGGAGAAAAGGAATAtcttaaggaaaaagaaagaaataaaagcccTTGTGCCTTGCTGCCAGGGtggagaaagcagagctgggggagaaAGGAGACAACTGAAGGTGAAAATCAGCAATGAACTGTTTAGCGCATCCCCTGGTCAATGGGAGCCTGGGGCTCGCTGAGCtctgtgcccccctccccagagaggctgcagaggtTGTTTTTCAAATTCATGTGGATAAAAccactgtcctgctgcctgtCCCCGCAGGGTCTGGGCTCAGTGGCCCCGGCAGCCCCTGTGCTGAGCCCAGGCCCtggccagccctgctgcagggacagcacTAACCCCCAGAAGACACCCCAGGTATGAGCACAACTTCATTTGTATGCCAGACAGCAAGATCCTGATTAACATTCTGGGGTAAACAcagcacaaaaaacccccatcttTCCCAGGAAAGTGCATTGTATGTGAGTTTTTTTCTGCCCAATTCCAACTGTGTACCTTGAACATACAGGATGAGAGAGCCAGCCCATTCCCTCTGGTTTAACAGCCAAATAATGAGCATTTCTGTTGTCTGAGCCTCTTGATGTGCAGCTGCTGACACTGCCCTGCGATGCTGTTCACCTCTGCTGGTATCAACCAGTTCCAAAGCGAAgcagtaaatgaaaatatttgatatGCAAGTACCCTGTTGCTTGCTACTCTCCAGTGTGCTGGAAATATTTGTGTGAACAGGTACAGGCCGTAAAAAATGCGGCACGTGATTTAAACGTGCAAGCACCTACAGAGCCAGAAAGGTCCCTGGGCTGCAGAAGAGGATGGGAAAGTGAGACATTTGGCAGCAAAGCTGCTCTGAGGTTGAAGTGGTGAGATGTGAACTGGGAGCGGGCTGTCAGCCAGAGCGCTGGATGGCTGAAAACGATGCTCTAAAAAGGCCAGAGAGAAaaactatatatacatatatatatatttaaaatacatatgtatCTCTTCTACAAATATACCTCTGCCTGTAAGGGAGAAACGGACTGCAGCACCTCAGAGAGCagctgccacaggggagggtcaggctgggcaggaggagaaaatgtttcccagcaagagtggtccgagagtggcacaggctgcccagggaggggggagtccccatccctgggggggtttcagggccgttgggatgagctgtggggaatgtggggtaggggagaactttgtagagtcgggctgagggttggactcgatgatcccgaggggcttttccagcctgagtgactCTGGGGTTCTGTGATGCCAGCCACGCGCGTAACCCCCCCAGCAAGGAGCCctcctgggtgcagggcacaggcagccttGGCACCCGGGCTGGTCTGATACCGGGGGAAAGCTGCCGGGGACAGGCACTGCCCACCCAGGGCAAGGGCTGCCTGGGGCAAGGGCTTCCCCCGGCTGTTTGGAGCAggcctggctgcagcaggagtCTTGGCTTACGTAAAACAAAAGGagatatgaaagaaaacaagagaaggaGAGCGAAAATACGTGAGGAAGttgggaaggagctggggaagCTGCCTCAcctgggggggcagcgggaggaTGGGCTGAAACTCCTTGTGACTCGCTTGGGCAAGAGATATTTGGGCTCTGTGGGGAGAGGAAAAGCCCCCCAAGTCCCTCCAGCAGCAGGGGAGTGTTTTAGCTGGGTGCACTTGAGAAGCCTTCCCGGCTCAAAGGCTCATGCATTATTCACCGCCCGTGTGCGGTATGCACGAGGAGGTGAGAAAACCGCGCTCCGTCCCTCTGCAACCACCGATAAAGCCGCCAACCCCTGACCCGTGGAAAACATCCCGGGGAAACATGAAGACGCGGGGTTGGCAGGGCAGGGCCGCGGGGAGATGGAGCCCCTGCGGCACCCGGCTCCTCCAGGCCCTCGAACACAGGCTTGGAACTGGCAGGGGCGAGGGGGGcatggggcagggtgctgggcccGGGAAGGGGGCAGAGCTTTGGGGTGGGATTCAGGACCCGTGAGGGGTCCATAGGCAACGGGCAGGATCCGTGaagggggcagggggcaggatCCGTGAAGGGGGCAGGATCCGTGaagggggcagggggcaggatCCGTGAAGGGTGCAGGATCCGTGaagggggcagggggcaggatCCGTGAAGGGTGCAGGATCCATGAAGGGGGCGGAGTCCATAGGGCAGGGTGGGGGCCCTGGGGTGCAGGTCTGGCTGTGCTCAGCCCCTACCTGTGTCCGGGCTGTGGAGGGTCCCTGTGCTGCAGTTGCCCCCAGAGCCATCCTGTTTGCCTCTGCCTCGCCCAGTTGGGTCACAAACACCATGACCGGGCAACGGTGGGAGCCCAGCACCACCCAGCACCCCCGgcacctcccccagcaccctgagATCCCCTGCCTACGCCCACCCTGGCACCACCACCTGCACCCCTCCCCAGCAACCCCTGCACCCCCCGCCCTCAACCCGCCTGCTGCAGGGGATGCAGAAGTGTCcctaaatttgcatttttaggCTTTTTGAGTTTTTCCCCCCAGCTCCTTGTGTAAGGGGAATAGTGGGCTCTATTCCTGCCCCAGGCAGGCAACCAGGGACTTGTCCTGGAAAACTTTTGGGAAGGGTCAgttgcttataaaaaaaaaaaaaaaaaaggtaaaaaaaataattgcccaCACAGATCTGCATGTTCTATTAAAATAAGCCTTGTAAAATGATCTTGCCTGTAAGGAGCACTGGGAGGTGCAGGATTCGGAGGGGCTGTTCTTGGTTTGCATCTAAGCTCTGaggtatttgaaataatttaaaaaaaaaaaaaatagaaggggaaaaaaatttgaaaaggaaagaaaatagaaatcagGGGCTTTTGGTGGCCACCCCACACGAGGATATTAAGGTGCCAGCTCTGGGGAAGGTCTCCCAGACACCTGCTCTCCTGGTTGGGTCGTGCAGcagaggtgggtgttggtctcagCCTCGAATTTCAACATTTCCAAGAGCCTGGTGACATTGTGTTCCTGGAGGAATGCTGTGGAGTCGATGGGATGTTCCTGGCTTGAGCTGAGCATCCCCCTGAGCGGGACCCTGTGGCTCAGTGGCCGAGCTGGCCAGGCTCCTGCTGCCGTCTTCTCTAGTTCCCAGTGAGATGTGGATTCAGCCACCATGGCACTGGGGAGAAACTGGGAGGGCTGGGCTCCATGGCACGGGAAATTGCTCCGGGTGTGGTCGACCCCACACAGAAACCTACCGTGGGTCCTCTCTGCAGGGCGGCCAGATGAGGAAAGCTCAGTTCGCTAATTGTGCTGAATTCAGGAAAATGGGAAAACCTCTGTggcagaatttaaaataataataataaaaaatttccGCTCGTTGAGAGCTGCTGCATTGCTACAGCTGCTGAGGAGCAAGTACAGCTCTGGCATTTAAGGAGTGAGAAGGTTGTCTGGCTCACTGCGGGCTTGCAATCCAGCACCTGCACGGCTTCCCAACCCGCCTCGGGGGATACGATGAGAAGATGAGAAAGTAAATGGAAAACGATGCAAAAGGCCAAATGGATTTACCAAAAGTCAGTCCTGCTAGACAGACTAGATCGCTTTCTTTGAAAACTGCTGATCTTCCAGCTGGGTAAAGGAGCTGGACAGAAGGAGTGAGAAGATAACCGTGACCAGGGTGAGGCTGCAAATAGCCAAAGGCTCCTGGCCACGGGACCCCTGTGGGTCAGCAGTGGCTTTCCACAGCAGTCACAGAGGCAGAAACCTCCCAAGCTTTTAATGGAGCTTGTTCCTGGGAGAGGCATTGTGCCAGGGTGTGCTGTCGCAGAGCTCCTGAAGGTCTGCGTTCCCCAACGTTGCCTTTATCTGCCTGAAAATGATGCTTTTGGGTGGGCTGCCAGGGAGCCCTGGTTTAGGTGTCTCCTGCAGATCCAAGGACTAGAACAGAGCCTGGGATTCTCCCTGCACGCACAGaccagctcagccctgccaggaaACCCCAGGCAGAAGTTCCAGCTTCTCTGGGAGTGAGTGAGGGTCTTGTCATGGCTCCAGTGGGAAGACATCACTCCAGGAAACAGCCTCAAACTGCTCGAGGGGAGGTTTGGATTagatattaggaacaatttccTCACCAAAAGTGTTGTTGagtgttggaacaggctgcccagggcagggggggagtccccatccctggaggggttgagcAGACGTGTAgacgtggcacttagggacagggtttagtggtggccttggcagcgtTGGGccaacggttggactcgatgatctcaagggtcttttccagccgaaacgattctgtgattctgtgacagaagCACCTCCAGCTCACGCCTGTTCCCTGCATGGCTGCACCAGGGTGGGACACTCGGTCCAGAAGCTCTCATGATACCTTGTGAGAACTGATTTACACAGGAAAATTTACTGATTTGCCTCAGATTTGGCATTCCTGCTTTCTTAGCAAGCTCTGTTACTTGCTCACACTCCCGCTTATGTACAAAAACTGCCTCCAcagcattttcccccttttttttcagaGACCAATACACACATACAGAGCCGCCCACTGCAGCACTCAAAATTATAGATGATGCTGTGAGGCAGCTTTATGCCAGAAAGACTCACTCATGACAGTTGCATCCCTgaaattctttaaaatgaaagagactCGACCTCAGAGGGGGACGATGGCAGGTGGAGAGAGACTTGCAGTGACAGAGTCAAGCTCGGGAAGTGAAAAATGGAGTCTGTGAGTGGAGGGATGAAAGACAGCAGGGGCCAAGGGATGCTCCCAGCCCTTTCACTGCTCATTCCTTGGCCCCGGTTACAGCAGTCATGAGTAAATCTCTTGGATGCTCTCCAGGACACAGCCACTGCTCTGTGGGGCAGTTCACCAGTGGGGGCTTCACTTTGCTCTGTGTGGGGCTAAATTAGTGTGACTGCTCTCCAGGGAGCTGTGGTGTAAGTGATACCCATGAAGCACTTGACAGCTCCCCAGGAAAAGGGCTGGAGAAGCTCCAGAAAGATGCTTTGGTTTGGATATTTGCCTTCCATGAGGGTCTCCCTGTTACTCACCGTCCAAGGGTCTAGCTCAGTTCTTGCTGTTGGGGCAAAGGGACTGCATGAGGAAGAGAggggccaaaaaaaaaagtgaatccaGTGGGAAATGAAAAAATGCACATTGCTGTCCCTCGGGGCAAGGAGGTTCTGGCACCCAGAATTACTCTGAGGAACATCTGCATTGCAGGAGAAAGgtcttttctgctcctttttgtCCTGCCTCCAGCAACTGCCCCTTTGCTGCCCGGCCAGGGCTCCCTTCTGGGCTGATGCTGATGGCAAAGCTGGTTCAGTTGCTGCTCCTGTTCTGCAGGATTTGGGACTTCAGCTGCCAATGGGAGAGAGGATCAGCGCAGCCACCGGTGACCTCGGCAGACAGTGGATCCAGCCTGGGAATCTGCAGAGCTGAGCGCTGCAGGCTTGGAACAAGTTGATAAGGCAGCCCGGAGGAAAGGGCAGGTGATACTTCTCTCGGCAAAATCACCCAGTGGAAAATGAAACCTCCCTGCCCTCGCGCAGAGCCGCTGCGTGTGCCGGAGCTCTGATAAGGATATTTTCCACCTCGGAAAGGAGCCCCatcagccagagctgcaggactgggctctgcttcccctccACCCGCTGCTGCGCCATCCTGCCAGCACCGCTGCCCTGCCAACCCGCTGTCCCCAAAACACATTGTCCCCCAGCACACTGTCCCCAAAGCTCACTGTCCCCAAAGCTCATTGTCCCCAAAGCTTGCTGTCCTCAAATCACATTGTCCCCAGATCATGTTTTCCCCAAAGCTCACTGTCCCCAAATCATGCTGTCCCCAAATCACCCTGTCCCCAAATCACATTGTCCCCAAATGATGCTGTCCCCAAATCACCCTGTCCCCAAAGCTCATTGTCCCTAAATGCCACTGTCCCCAAGGCACGCTGTCCCAAATCCCACTGTCCCCAGTCCCGCTGTCCCCAGAGCACACCTGGAAGGAAATTCACCTTCTTCAGGCCGTGTCACCGCAGCCTGGATGCGCTCGGGCCATGGGGCTCCTGGGGATTTGACGCAGCAGCCTGGCTGGCACGAGGAGAGAAATATCACACAGGAAAATACACAGCTCTGCGTATGCACTCGGGCACTTACACAGCCTGTCATCACCCCCCGCCTGCATTTAAACATCCCTCGGAGCCCATCCCAGAGATTCCCGTTGGTGAAAAGGGTCAAAATTAGTCCCCATGGGTGATGCCTTGGTCCAACTCTCAGTCAACACAAAAAAACGAGAGAAGAAAACCACAACTTTCTGTAATTAATAGGATTTTAGTGCTTTGACAAATGGGGAGGCTGATATGTTTTTTCCAAGCGTGGGAagagaagagctggaaaaaaaaaaaagaaagaaaaagagttaaGAAGAGAAAATATCATTAATTTTGGATTTAATGTTCTGTAGAATCATAAGACTATTGCTTTGGCGTGTGCAATTGGATTTATTTTAATGGGATactggtgctgggggggggttggtgCACGCAGAGGGACTACTTAAGGCCTGATTCTGCCGTGGCAAGAAGTCCTTTCCCTCTTGCCTTTGGTGTAAAACCATAGTAAATAAGCGGAATCATCAGTGATTCAGAGGTGGGTGTGTGATTTTATTCACATGGAGCGATGTGAAAATTGCAGAGACActgtgaaaaactgaaattaatgtTTATGAAGGGCATTTTCTCACCCTGCTCTGTTAATCACAGCAGGCCTCTTCAGCTCTCAAGCCGGAGAGAACATTTTTAACCCACCGTACCTCGAGAGTGCTCATGTTTTGTTGACTTGCCTGCAGTTGGGTTCCCACGTTCATCTTCATTACCCAATTTTCGGGTATAATGGGTAGATCTTCCACCATCCAGGAGAACGTTGAGCTCTATTGGTCTCCTTGGCTACGACCAGAAAAATTTGGCTGGGTTGTCCATCCTAAGAGGATGTTTACATCCAGGAGCTGAAGGGCAGTAGCTTCTTGCACTGCTTTCAGCCCCTGCAGTCACCGGATCACAACCAGATTTAACACACCCTATCAAAGACCCACGTGGCCATCATCCTTCTgccttaatttcttctttcttgctttgCTGCGTCTCTTTATTTAAGTTTGGGAGCAAAACTATGGGTTACCGCTCCCCCAGAGCCCTCCACCTGTGCTTTTACAGTAGGAACAGTTAAATCAGGTCTGGGatttcatataaaataaaatcagggaGAAATAAGTCACGATCCTTATCAGATCCTTCGGGCTGGTGGTGTCATGGTGGCCATCGAGCATCACTCACCAACCCACACGGCGCAGCTCTAAGCGACCCGTCCTACTGCTGCATGCAATGAGTATCTTCAGTCAACACCCCTTACACTAGATTTTTTTACATAGTTATCTACGTTATGATATTGAGTAAGAGGTTTAAAATTAACTGTAGGAtgcagaaggtgttttctgtagTACTTGTGCTTCTGGGGCAACATGGGTTGCTTTGAAGGTGCCTCTTAGAAACGCGGATGTAATCTGCTCTTGACCCAAGTGAATTGGAGAAGTGGAGATGGAGGTGAGGACACGTTCTGCTGAATGACCCGAAAAGATGAGCAGCACTTGGCCGAGGGGCTTCGCCTGGCTGTTATGTCCCACCAGAGCTGCTGCGTGACAAGGGGCAGAGCAGCGCTTGGGCTGATAGTCGTCCAGCTGCACAGCAGGGGAGAGCCAAGCACCTGAAACAGGTCAAGATAAGTTAAAATATGTTGCAAACCCCATGAGAGCTCCTCCAAACAATCACGATAAACCCCAGGAAT
Coding sequences within:
- the CIMIP2C gene encoding ciliary microtubule inner protein 2C, with protein sequence MRSPQGPQTVPHTRFSLDGAPSQELGRFYQLSQQHREFYQDKSGTLHPIPYFVLPSKEKERFPHPLDLTPLSAKTRWHLLRVSPVNLRTYQTFPSGKRVTSQERQLRDCFFEYRA